Proteins from one Ammospiza nelsoni isolate bAmmNel1 chromosome 18, bAmmNel1.pri, whole genome shotgun sequence genomic window:
- the P2RX6 gene encoding P2X purinoceptor 6 isoform X2 — translation MPGPPCGSLLDYKTAKFSLTRNRRVGLLHRLLQLSALGYLLGWVLLLRKGYQERDTAPRVAVVTKVKGAAVAEAAGRRLWDAADLTWPPQGENVLFLVTHFIATVQQTQGTCPESPSVLDGMCTEDADCPVGNPVVHGNGIKTGKCLMFNATHSTCEIYGWCPVENSTLPRNPLLAEAENFTLFIKNTVHFTKFNFSKCNTLQTSDPSYFKSCTYDPVFNPSCPVFRVRDMVEAAGQNFGDLALLGGSIRVLIEWNCDLDHPATQCQPQYSFSLQDMRYNFRTASYYWGSQRQLYRNLLKLYGIRFDLSVHGQAGKFSIVPTAVSCGTSIAFFGAATMVCDLVLLYLDAKADLYWKEKFEEARPPKGKPKATA, via the exons ATGCCGGGCCCACCCTGCGGGTCCCTGCTCGACTACAAGACTGCCAAGTTCTCTCTGACACGGAACCGGCGGGTGGGGCTCTTGCAccggctgctgcagctgagcgCGCTCGGCTATCTGCTGGG gtgggtgctgctgctgcggaAGGGGTACCAGGAGCGCGACACAGCCCCGCGTGTCGCCGTGGTCACCAAGGTGAAGGGGGCGGCGGTCGCCGAGGCCGCGGGCCGGCGGCTCTGGGACGCTGCAGATCTCACCTGGCCCCCGCAG ggagaaaatgtgcttttcctggTGACCCATTTCATCGCCACAGTCCAGCAAACCCAAGGCACCTGCCCCGAG AGTCCCTCTGTCCTCGACGGGATGTGCACAGAAGATGCAGATTGTCCCGTGGGAAACCCTGTGGTTCATGGCAATG GGATAAAAACTGGGAAATGTTTGATGTTCAATGCCACCCATTCTACCTGTGAGATCTATGGCTGGTGTCCTGTGGAGAATAGCACCCTGCCCAG GAATCCTCTTCTGGCTGAGGCAGAGAATTTCActctttttataaaaaatactgTCCACTTCACCAAATTTAACTTCTCCAA GTGCAACACTTTACAAACCAGTGACCCCAGCTATTTCAAGAGCTGCACATATGATCCAGTCTTCaacccctcctgccctgtgttCCGTGTCCGTGACATGGTGGAGGCAGCTGGACAGAACTTTGGAGACCTCGCACTGCTG GGGGGAAGCATCAGAGTTCTTATCGAGTGGAACTGCGACCTGGACCACCCCGCTACCCAGTGCCAACCACAGTATTCCTTCAGCCTGCAGGACATGAGGTACAATTTCAG AACTGCCTCCTACTACTGGGGCTCGCAGCGGCAGCTCTACCGGAACCTGCTGAAGCTCTATGGGATCCGCTTTGACCTCTCCGTGCACGGCCAG GCTGGGAAGTTCAGCATTGTTCCTACTGCCGTGAGCTGTGGCACCAGCATCGCCTTCTTTGGTGCT GCTACAATGGTCTGTGACCTGGTTCTGCTCTACCTTGATGCAAAGGCTGACCTTTATTGGAAGGAGAAGTTTGAAGAG GCAAGACCCCCTAAAGGTAAGCCTAAGGCCACAGCTTAG
- the P2RX6 gene encoding P2X purinoceptor 6 isoform X1: MPGPPCGSLLDYKTAKFSLTRNRRVGLLHRLLQLSALGYLLGWVLLLRKGYQERDTAPRVAVVTKVKGAAVAEAAGRRLWDAADLTWPPQGENVLFLVTHFIATVQQTQGTCPESPSVLDGMCTEDADCPVGNPVVHGNGIKTGKCLMFNATHSTCEIYGWCPVENSTLPRNPLLAEAENFTLFIKNTVHFTKFNFSKCNTLQTSDPSYFKSCTYDPVFNPSCPVFRVRDMVEAAGQNFGDLALLGGSIRVLIEWNCDLDHPATQCQPQYSFSLQDMRYNFRTASYYWGSQRQLYRNLLKLYGIRFDLSVHGQAGKFSIVPTAVSCGTSIAFFGAATMVCDLVLLYLDAKADLYWKEKFEEVHVLSMITLWEFTALVNQGVTGRPLQTRRAGSPASGHFQLCLAKSLEPLRAEIPHLSW, from the exons ATGCCGGGCCCACCCTGCGGGTCCCTGCTCGACTACAAGACTGCCAAGTTCTCTCTGACACGGAACCGGCGGGTGGGGCTCTTGCAccggctgctgcagctgagcgCGCTCGGCTATCTGCTGGG gtgggtgctgctgctgcggaAGGGGTACCAGGAGCGCGACACAGCCCCGCGTGTCGCCGTGGTCACCAAGGTGAAGGGGGCGGCGGTCGCCGAGGCCGCGGGCCGGCGGCTCTGGGACGCTGCAGATCTCACCTGGCCCCCGCAG ggagaaaatgtgcttttcctggTGACCCATTTCATCGCCACAGTCCAGCAAACCCAAGGCACCTGCCCCGAG AGTCCCTCTGTCCTCGACGGGATGTGCACAGAAGATGCAGATTGTCCCGTGGGAAACCCTGTGGTTCATGGCAATG GGATAAAAACTGGGAAATGTTTGATGTTCAATGCCACCCATTCTACCTGTGAGATCTATGGCTGGTGTCCTGTGGAGAATAGCACCCTGCCCAG GAATCCTCTTCTGGCTGAGGCAGAGAATTTCActctttttataaaaaatactgTCCACTTCACCAAATTTAACTTCTCCAA GTGCAACACTTTACAAACCAGTGACCCCAGCTATTTCAAGAGCTGCACATATGATCCAGTCTTCaacccctcctgccctgtgttCCGTGTCCGTGACATGGTGGAGGCAGCTGGACAGAACTTTGGAGACCTCGCACTGCTG GGGGGAAGCATCAGAGTTCTTATCGAGTGGAACTGCGACCTGGACCACCCCGCTACCCAGTGCCAACCACAGTATTCCTTCAGCCTGCAGGACATGAGGTACAATTTCAG AACTGCCTCCTACTACTGGGGCTCGCAGCGGCAGCTCTACCGGAACCTGCTGAAGCTCTATGGGATCCGCTTTGACCTCTCCGTGCACGGCCAG GCTGGGAAGTTCAGCATTGTTCCTACTGCCGTGAGCTGTGGCACCAGCATCGCCTTCTTTGGTGCT GCTACAATGGTCTGTGACCTGGTTCTGCTCTACCTTGATGCAAAGGCTGACCTTTATTGGAAGGAGAAGTTTGAAGAG GTTCATGTGCTAAGCATGATTACATTGTGGGAATTCACTGCCCTAGTGAATCAGGGAGTCACAGGGAGGCCCCTACAGACCAGAAgagctggcagccctgcctcAGGTCATTTCCAGCTTTGTCTGGCCAAGTCTTTGGAGCCTCTGAGGGCTGAGATCCCCCATCTCTCCTGGTGA
- the LOC132081610 gene encoding transmembrane protein 17B-like, translated as MAVPTPLPPSLRRGLVAFSGSLFINNKTWDSGTAPSSQPAHKVLSSLPLQVMLYFNVYYFPVWCLAEGIMLHLKYHLLPWHYQFLLVTAFLILSLAEGSRLYLGYLGNLQEKVPELAGFLLLSFLIQLPLLLFLLSDRQVIHLPLEVPLHSFFLAFLLLEIVAAFLVLRTMTKQLAAQFYLRQFQEGGRARLEPGGTGGQAAGMG; from the exons ATGGCTGTGCCCACCCCGCTGCCCCCCAGCCTGCGCCGGGGCCTGGTGGCCTTCAGTGGCTCCCTCTTCATCAACAACAAGACGTGGGACAGCGGCACTGcccccagctctcagccag CTCACAAGGTGCTGTCCAGCCTGCCCCTCCAGGTGATGCTCTACTTCAATGTCTACTACTTCCCAGTCTGGTGCCTGGCTGAGGGGATTATGCTGCACCTGAAG TACCACCTGCTGCCGTGGCACTATCAGTTCCTGCTGGTCACAGCCTTCCTCATCCTCTCACTGGCTGAGGGCTCCCGCCTCTACCTGGGCTACCTGGGGAACCTCCAGGAGAAG GTGCCTGAGCTGGCTGGgttcctgctcctctcctttctgatccagctgcccctcctgctcttcctgctgtCAGACAGGCAGGTCATCCACCTACCGCTGGAGGTGcccctgcacagctttttcctggcCTTCCTCCTCCTCGAGATCGTGGCTGCCTTCCTGGTGCTGAGGACTATGACCAAGCAGCTGGCGGCACAGTTCTACCTGCGGCAGTTCCAGGAGGGTGGCAGGGCCCGGCTGGagcctgggggcacaggaggaCAGGCAGCCGGGATGGGCTGA